Proteins encoded by one window of Porphyromonas vaginalis:
- a CDS encoding YiiX/YebB-like N1pC/P60 family cysteine hydrolase, translating into MKSIYHKPQELARSLRLLLLGLILCGAAACSAHHERETIAIDTTSLRPGSLILRRGEGMLSTFFSKIASEGQRYSHCGIIDYDSTGQRWVVWHAYQDSSLGADGIFRQSLDSFVMESEAVAIYPALALDSLGLQKMRAYIALHRPGGQYPKRFDSHFDLRDTTTLYCTEFVALAYCATELPAYQVQPTGHNVAIPYTYYTLDDLIKTVNPLHIQK; encoded by the coding sequence ATGAAGTCTATCTATCACAAGCCCCAAGAGCTAGCGAGGTCTCTCCGTCTACTGCTCTTGGGGCTTATATTATGTGGAGCTGCCGCTTGCTCTGCACACCACGAGCGAGAGACCATCGCTATCGATACAACATCTCTGCGGCCTGGTAGTCTCATACTGCGTCGTGGTGAGGGGATGCTCTCGACCTTCTTTAGCAAGATAGCCTCCGAGGGGCAACGCTACAGCCACTGCGGGATCATCGACTACGACTCCACGGGTCAACGCTGGGTCGTATGGCACGCCTATCAGGATAGCTCGCTCGGTGCTGACGGTATCTTCCGTCAGTCGCTAGACAGCTTCGTGATGGAGTCGGAAGCGGTGGCTATCTATCCAGCTCTCGCACTAGACAGCTTAGGCTTGCAGAAGATGAGAGCATACATAGCACTGCATCGCCCTGGGGGGCAGTACCCCAAGAGGTTTGACTCGCACTTTGACCTCAGGGATACGACCACGCTCTACTGCACTGAGTTTGTCGCACTCGCTTACTGCGCCACTGAGCTCCCCGCATATCAGGTACAGCCGACAGGGCACAATGTAGCGATCCCCTACACATATTATACGCTCGATGATTTAATCAAAACAGTCAACCCCTTGCACATTCAAAAATAA
- a CDS encoding ISAs1 family transposase, translated as MSIFNQLLVVEDPRINRCKKFPLGYILTTVFTATISGCSSWYEIEDYAEEYKDDLEALYERISGESSSWGVPSHDTLNRTISLLAPKQIEQVYKAFLEESFEITTGKHICLDGKTMRGVKKLDFDADSHCVTAFEPNQQASLAQVYISSKSNEINAIKKILKALDLRDTVITIDAIGTQTEIAKAVVEKEGDYILQVKDNQRLTKEEVQSFFCPLYDAHIVHQEQQDFDHGRIETRTMSSIVNPLSLDPDSTLDKWDGLKSIHMMTRVRTDKKTDKSSSETTFYISSLTDGAEVFKLIREHWAVENKLHYMLDMLFREDYSTKRARNAAQNMNIINKINLTIIQRLKDKLKGTSSLRLRKKLARMTPEEIFDIEL; from the coding sequence ATGAGCATATTCAATCAGCTTCTAGTGGTCGAAGACCCACGCATAAATCGATGCAAAAAGTTCCCCCTAGGATACATCCTTACGACGGTATTCACGGCAACTATTTCTGGTTGCTCCTCTTGGTACGAAATAGAAGACTATGCAGAGGAGTACAAAGATGATCTAGAGGCTCTATATGAGCGTATATCAGGCGAGTCGAGTTCTTGGGGAGTTCCCTCTCACGACACGCTCAATCGGACTATCAGCCTTCTTGCCCCCAAGCAGATAGAGCAAGTCTACAAAGCCTTCCTAGAGGAAAGCTTTGAGATAACAACTGGCAAGCACATCTGTCTAGATGGTAAGACGATGCGAGGCGTCAAAAAGCTAGACTTTGATGCCGATAGCCATTGTGTCACAGCCTTTGAACCCAATCAGCAAGCCTCATTGGCTCAGGTATATATCTCTAGTAAGTCTAACGAAATCAATGCCATTAAAAAGATTCTCAAGGCGCTAGATCTACGAGATACCGTCATCACCATTGACGCTATCGGCACTCAGACCGAGATCGCAAAGGCAGTGGTTGAAAAAGAGGGCGACTACATACTTCAAGTTAAAGACAATCAGAGACTAACGAAGGAAGAGGTGCAGAGCTTCTTCTGCCCCCTCTACGATGCTCACATAGTGCACCAAGAGCAGCAAGACTTTGATCACGGGCGAATAGAAACGCGCACGATGAGTAGCATCGTAAACCCTTTATCTCTAGACCCAGACTCGACTTTAGACAAGTGGGACGGGCTCAAAAGTATCCATATGATGACAAGAGTACGGACGGACAAGAAGACAGATAAGTCCAGCAGCGAAACTACCTTCTATATCTCTAGCCTGACAGACGGAGCGGAGGTCTTCAAGTTGATACGTGAACATTGGGCTGTGGAAAACAAGCTACACTATATGCTGGATATGCTTTTTAGAGAGGACTACTCTACCAAGAGAGCCCGCAACGCAGCTCAGAACATGAATATTATAAACAAGATAAACCTGACTATCATTCAACGGCTTAAAGACAAGCTCAAAGGCACATCATCGCTCCGCCTGAGGAAAAAGCTCGCACGAATGACTCCAGAGGAAATCTTCGATATAGAATTATAA
- a CDS encoding lysylphosphatidylglycerol synthase transmembrane domain-containing protein — translation MKTRHSWQWWLKNFLPLLIGLAILLYLYRHLELADTLRLLQHGVRYEYLLLSLPMGLLGNATRGYRWHLQMRPLYTPPARPINPILITIGSYAVNFVIPRAGEVWRCTEMKQREDYTLSATVGTLLVDRLSDMVVVLALFVAMMLFQPGTISQILAAQGLSLGDNLGDLFSSDYTTAWLIAGVSLLVILLVLYRFRKSRFIQRIREKLRSVLQAASTLRGWRAWSQFIALTILLWLFYYYFFYLTFGAFAFTAELGHRVAFASFVLSTLMIAIPTPAGVGPWHYAVIISLTAFGVSEAEAGLFALIVHAVQTLWTIITGIIAIFALPIVNRHYKRASSLEDTSKIKRISYDEQS, via the coding sequence GTGAAGACGAGACACTCCTGGCAATGGTGGCTGAAGAACTTCTTGCCACTCCTCATAGGGCTAGCGATACTGTTGTACCTCTATCGCCATCTAGAGCTCGCAGACACGCTACGCTTATTGCAGCATGGCGTGCGCTACGAGTATCTCCTCTTGTCACTACCTATGGGACTCCTGGGCAATGCCACGCGAGGCTATCGCTGGCACCTCCAGATGCGACCGCTATACACCCCCCCGGCACGACCCATCAATCCGATCTTGATCACGATCGGGAGCTATGCGGTCAACTTTGTCATACCTCGTGCTGGCGAGGTATGGCGCTGTACCGAGATGAAGCAACGAGAGGACTATACGCTCTCGGCAACGGTCGGCACGCTCCTAGTGGATCGTCTCTCAGATATGGTCGTTGTCCTAGCTCTCTTCGTGGCTATGATGCTGTTTCAGCCAGGGACTATATCGCAGATCTTAGCTGCTCAGGGCTTATCGCTCGGCGATAACTTAGGCGACCTCTTTTCGTCAGACTACACCACGGCTTGGCTGATAGCAGGCGTTTCACTCCTCGTCATCCTGCTGGTTCTCTATCGCTTCAGAAAGAGTCGCTTCATACAGCGTATACGAGAGAAGCTTCGCTCTGTACTGCAAGCCGCTTCGACCCTGAGAGGATGGCGCGCCTGGAGTCAGTTTATCGCACTTACGATACTCCTATGGCTCTTTTACTACTACTTCTTCTACCTTACATTTGGAGCTTTTGCCTTCACGGCTGAGCTGGGTCATCGGGTCGCTTTTGCCTCCTTTGTTCTCTCCACACTGATGATCGCTATCCCCACGCCGGCAGGTGTCGGCCCGTGGCACTATGCGGTGATTATATCGCTGACAGCCTTTGGTGTGAGCGAGGCGGAAGCGGGGCTCTTTGCTTTGATTGTACATGCTGTACAGACGCTCTGGACCATTATTACGGGGATTATTGCTATATTTGCCTTACCAATAGTCAATAGACACTACAAACGTGCCTCCTCACTAGAAGACACTTCAAAAATAAAGAGAATAAGCTATGATGAACAAAGCTGA
- the fabD gene encoding ACP S-malonyltransferase — MKKAFVFPGQGAQFVGMGQEIYTKSEAVRKLFAEADEVLGFDLTKTMFEGTEEDLKQTKVTQPAVFLHSVAMTVALGEAFAPDMVAGHSLGEFSALVASRALPFADALRLVSERALAMQAACEAHPSTMAAIIGLPDEKIEEICRGISDQVVVPANYNCSGQVVISGTMEGIAEACEQLKAAGAKRALPLKVGGAFHSPLMQPAKERLQRAIESTTFAAPICPIYQNVDARPHTDVEEIKANLIAQLTAPVRWTKSVEAMVADGATHFVELGPGKVLAGLIGRIASDVTCESLATI, encoded by the coding sequence ATGAAAAAAGCTTTTGTATTCCCAGGTCAGGGCGCACAGTTCGTCGGTATGGGTCAAGAGATCTATACGAAGAGCGAAGCAGTACGCAAGCTCTTTGCTGAGGCGGACGAAGTGCTAGGCTTTGACCTAACCAAGACCATGTTTGAGGGTACTGAAGAAGACCTCAAGCAGACGAAGGTAACACAGCCCGCTGTCTTCCTCCACTCTGTGGCGATGACGGTGGCGCTCGGAGAGGCCTTCGCACCAGACATGGTCGCTGGACACTCGCTAGGCGAGTTCTCGGCACTAGTTGCGAGTCGCGCCTTGCCTTTTGCAGATGCACTGCGACTTGTCTCTGAGCGTGCACTCGCTATGCAGGCCGCTTGCGAGGCACACCCCTCGACGATGGCAGCAATCATCGGACTGCCTGACGAAAAGATCGAGGAGATCTGCCGTGGTATCTCGGATCAGGTGGTGGTCCCTGCGAACTATAACTGCTCGGGTCAGGTAGTCATCTCTGGCACTATGGAGGGTATCGCTGAGGCTTGCGAGCAGCTCAAGGCTGCGGGGGCTAAGCGTGCGCTACCGCTCAAGGTGGGCGGAGCTTTTCACTCACCTCTTATGCAGCCCGCCAAGGAGCGTCTGCAGCGTGCTATCGAGTCAACGACCTTTGCCGCACCAATCTGCCCGATCTATCAGAATGTAGACGCTCGCCCTCATACCGATGTGGAGGAGATCAAGGCCAATCTGATCGCTCAGCTTACGGCTCCCGTACGCTGGACGAAGAGTGTCGAGGCGATGGTTGCCGATGGTGCTACGCACTTCGTAGAGCTAGGACCTGGCAAAGTCTTAGCAGGTCTTATCGGTCGTATCGCAAGCGATGTGACCTGTGAGAGCTTGGCAACGATCTAA
- a CDS encoding IS4 family transposase, with amino-acid sequence MANITLFAQVIRLIPREIIQRLVKKHGTDKHAKGFNSWSHLVTMIFSQFSSSVSLRQISEGLQSATGNLNHLGLSRAPSKSNISYQNANRSSQFFQDVFYALFQYLGQHGDLKQIKKRLKAKVCLLDSTLMSLCLSMYDWALYTHTKGAVKMHTVLDFETLLPEFVCISNGKGADNTIAKKLPFARGTIVVADRIYSDTELLNHWDSTGVIFIVRGRDNIQFESIRERDLPDTTSQEILIDEEVRLTGVETASKYPKKIRRIGIYNVQGGYTIDLYTNDFTHAASTVAALYRSRWKIEIFFRNLKQNLHIKSFLGTSQNAVEIQIWTALITILLLQYLKRIAKHPWCLSNLTASLRLNTFTKIGLFQWINEPFSPPPDETEIA; translated from the coding sequence ATGGCAAATATAACACTATTCGCACAAGTAATCCGACTCATACCTCGAGAAATCATCCAACGATTAGTCAAGAAGCATGGCACAGACAAGCATGCAAAAGGCTTTAACTCGTGGAGCCATTTGGTGACTATGATCTTCAGCCAATTCTCGAGTAGCGTGTCGCTACGTCAAATCTCAGAGGGGCTACAATCTGCCACGGGCAATCTCAACCACCTAGGTCTATCACGAGCTCCCTCCAAATCCAACATCAGTTACCAAAACGCCAATAGGAGTTCCCAATTCTTCCAAGATGTCTTTTATGCACTCTTCCAATATTTGGGACAGCACGGAGATCTCAAGCAGATAAAGAAACGGCTGAAGGCGAAGGTTTGTCTTCTAGACTCAACCCTAATGTCCCTATGTCTCAGTATGTATGACTGGGCTCTCTATACTCATACGAAAGGAGCCGTCAAGATGCATACAGTGCTTGATTTTGAGACACTTCTGCCTGAATTCGTCTGTATAAGCAATGGCAAGGGAGCCGACAATACGATTGCCAAAAAGCTCCCCTTTGCCCGAGGAACCATCGTTGTAGCTGATCGAATCTACAGCGATACTGAGCTTCTGAATCATTGGGACAGCACAGGTGTGATTTTCATCGTCAGAGGAAGAGACAACATCCAATTTGAGTCAATAAGGGAGAGAGATTTGCCTGATACGACATCTCAAGAGATACTGATAGATGAAGAGGTGAGACTGACAGGTGTAGAGACAGCGAGCAAGTACCCTAAGAAGATTCGTAGAATAGGCATCTACAATGTTCAAGGAGGTTACACGATTGACTTGTATACCAATGACTTTACGCATGCAGCCAGTACTGTTGCAGCGCTATATCGCTCACGTTGGAAGATTGAGATCTTCTTTAGAAACCTCAAGCAAAACCTGCATATCAAGAGTTTTCTGGGAACTTCTCAAAACGCTGTCGAGATTCAGATTTGGACGGCTCTGATTACGATTCTCTTACTTCAATATCTCAAGCGAATAGCAAAACACCCCTGGTGTCTCTCCAATTTAACAGCATCCTTGAGACTCAACACGTTCACCAAAATCGGCCTCTTTCAGTGGATAAATGAGCCGTTTTCACCGCCTCCAGACGAGACCGAAATAGCATAG
- a CDS encoding DUF4878 domain-containing protein has translation MKRLALISFALVSMLAFAACSSPTKKAERVTMDFVNALNASDYDKARSYTASEQAKAYVGLVEYFDSEKSDDSEEAKAARAKITSRITRTEQQQDTVICYVETIEPSDKPDTINQKVLLTKVDNEWKVVEVPMK, from the coding sequence ATGAAGAGATTAGCTTTAATCAGCTTTGCACTCGTCAGCATGCTGGCGTTTGCTGCTTGCTCTAGTCCTACGAAAAAGGCAGAGCGAGTCACCATGGACTTTGTCAATGCTCTCAACGCTAGCGACTACGACAAGGCTCGTAGCTACACGGCATCGGAGCAGGCTAAGGCTTATGTGGGGCTTGTTGAGTACTTTGACTCCGAAAAGTCTGACGACTCTGAAGAGGCAAAGGCAGCGAGAGCTAAGATCACGAGCCGTATCACCCGCACGGAGCAGCAACAGGACACGGTCATCTGCTATGTAGAGACCATCGAGCCTTCAGACAAGCCAGACACTATCAATCAGAAGGTGCTCCTCACCAAGGTGGACAACGAGTGGAAGGTCGTCGAAGTACCTATGAAGTAA
- a CDS encoding aminoacyl-histidine dipeptidase → MMNKADYQKLAPSTLWGYFYDLTQIPRPTGHCQAVREYVVAEGKRLGLETHVDEVGNVLIRKPATPGLEDRPVATLQGHLDMVPQKNSDKVHNFETDPIQTMQEGDWITADGTTLGADNGMGVAFSLAVLADDTLKHGPIEALFTIDEEVGMDGANGLKPGFSKGDILLNIDSEVEGDLFVGCAGGIDVNVSLEYQDNHEPDEDEIGVRLTIKGLKGGHSGVDIHLGRANANKLMARLLKEAVSQCGALVAEIDGGNMRNAIPREAVALLSVKEDDTEALWELVSDYEELFNKEFAGIENHITVSLERCDRPKTILPDEIQDALIHALNACQNGVISMLSEFPDTVEASSNLAQVQAGEGHISVRFLVRSSSDSRKMWVASSIESCFLLMDARVEFDASYTGWQPNAESHIMQVMCQAAKEIYGKDPAVKVMHAGLECGIIQGVMPDMDMISFGPEIQHPHSPDERVSISSVERSYRMLVRALELI, encoded by the coding sequence ATGATGAACAAAGCTGACTACCAAAAGCTCGCCCCCTCCACACTATGGGGCTATTTCTATGATCTCACACAGATACCCCGCCCCACAGGCCACTGTCAGGCTGTTAGGGAGTATGTCGTTGCCGAGGGTAAGCGACTAGGGCTAGAGACCCATGTAGATGAGGTGGGCAACGTGTTGATCCGTAAGCCAGCCACGCCAGGACTAGAGGATCGCCCCGTAGCTACCCTACAGGGACACCTAGATATGGTACCTCAGAAGAACTCGGACAAGGTACACAACTTCGAGACCGATCCTATCCAAACGATGCAAGAGGGCGACTGGATCACGGCCGATGGCACGACACTCGGTGCGGACAACGGTATGGGAGTCGCCTTCTCTCTAGCAGTACTCGCCGATGACACGCTCAAGCATGGCCCCATCGAGGCGCTTTTCACCATTGATGAGGAGGTCGGCATGGACGGTGCCAACGGCCTTAAGCCTGGCTTTAGCAAGGGGGACATTCTCCTTAATATAGACTCCGAGGTGGAGGGCGACCTCTTCGTCGGTTGTGCTGGTGGTATCGATGTCAACGTCTCTCTAGAGTACCAAGACAACCACGAGCCTGACGAGGACGAGATAGGCGTACGCCTCACGATCAAGGGGCTCAAGGGTGGACACAGCGGTGTGGACATACACCTCGGTCGTGCCAATGCCAATAAGCTGATGGCGCGTCTCCTCAAGGAAGCCGTCTCGCAGTGCGGTGCTCTAGTAGCTGAGATCGATGGCGGTAACATGCGCAATGCGATACCTCGTGAGGCGGTCGCTCTGCTATCTGTCAAGGAGGACGACACCGAGGCACTCTGGGAGCTGGTATCCGACTACGAGGAGCTATTTAATAAGGAGTTTGCTGGGATAGAGAACCACATCACCGTCTCTCTAGAGCGTTGTGACCGTCCTAAGACGATCCTCCCCGACGAGATACAAGACGCGCTGATCCATGCGCTGAATGCTTGTCAGAATGGTGTCATCTCGATGCTCTCTGAGTTCCCCGACACGGTAGAGGCTTCGTCGAACCTAGCTCAGGTACAGGCTGGCGAGGGACACATCTCTGTCCGCTTCCTCGTCCGCTCCTCAAGTGACTCACGCAAGATGTGGGTCGCCTCTAGCATCGAGAGTTGCTTCCTACTGATGGATGCTCGCGTAGAGTTTGACGCTTCCTATACAGGCTGGCAGCCCAATGCTGAGTCTCACATTATGCAAGTAATGTGTCAGGCCGCCAAGGAGATCTACGGCAAGGACCCTGCTGTCAAGGTGATGCACGCTGGCCTCGAGTGCGGTATCATACAAGGTGTCATGCCCGATATGGATATGATCTCCTTCGGTCCTGAGATCCAGCACCCACACTCACCCGATGAGCGTGTAAGCATCTCCTCCGTGGAGCGTAGCTACCGCATGCTCGTCCGTGCTTTGGAACTAATCTAA
- the cdd gene encoding cytidine deaminase, with protein MSDKELLIPYTRLPRSEWPEVYGRLEEAAVEATRRSYAPYSHFHVGAAALLEDGEIVLGCNQENASFSPTLCAERTALYAIGAHHPGAVVERMMIVAETEGKRVEAISPCGVCRQVMMEAAKRQGKPFEIILCGPDEAIVISDCRLLLPFAFDGSDIPS; from the coding sequence ATGAGCGATAAGGAGTTACTAATACCCTACACGCGGCTACCCCGCTCGGAGTGGCCAGAGGTTTACGGACGTCTCGAGGAGGCTGCCGTAGAGGCTACCCGCCGGTCGTATGCCCCGTATAGTCACTTTCACGTAGGAGCTGCGGCACTGCTAGAGGACGGCGAGATCGTGCTGGGGTGCAATCAGGAGAATGCCTCCTTCTCGCCCACGCTCTGTGCTGAGCGAACGGCGCTCTACGCCATCGGGGCGCACCACCCAGGAGCTGTCGTGGAGCGGATGATGATCGTCGCTGAGACAGAGGGCAAGCGTGTCGAGGCGATCTCCCCCTGCGGCGTGTGCCGACAGGTGATGATGGAGGCTGCCAAGCGACAGGGCAAGCCCTTTGAGATAATCCTCTGCGGACCTGACGAAGCTATCGTTATCAGCGACTGCCGGCTCCTCTTGCCCTTTGCCTTTGATGGTTCAGATATTCCCTCGTAG
- a CDS encoding aspartate ammonia-lyase produces MTANKQMRTEGDLLGDRQLPADALYGVQTLRGMENFQISNFKLSQYPYFIQGLAYTKWGAAVANHSEGILTDEQYEAIVFACKELLAGKHHDAFAVDMIQGGAGTTTNMAANEVICNIALQKMGHKPGEYKYLAPNDGVNASQSTNDAYPTAIHLGLYPKGLEVYKHVEQLVAALRAKAEEMKHVLKIGRTQLQDAVPMTLGQTFHGFASILEDELPRLKSACEEFLTVNMGATAIGTGIASEPGYAEACVKALSEITGWPVKLSADLVGATSDTSVMIGYSSALRRIAVKINKICNDIRLLSSGPRAGIGEFNVPAMQPGSSIMPGKVNPVIPEVMSQVCYKVMGNDTTVLMAGDAAQMELNAMEPVMAQCCFESSDLMMRGITTLIERCITGITPNEERCRQQIEASITIVTALNPIIGYKNSTKIAKEALETGKGIYELVLEHGILDKKDLDEVMDPKHMTQPSKLDHIKPKKQL; encoded by the coding sequence ATGACGGCTAATAAGCAAATGAGAACCGAGGGCGACCTGCTAGGCGATCGCCAACTACCCGCAGACGCACTCTATGGGGTGCAGACGCTACGCGGTATGGAAAACTTTCAGATTAGCAACTTCAAGCTAAGCCAGTACCCTTACTTCATCCAGGGACTCGCTTACACCAAGTGGGGTGCAGCTGTCGCCAACCACAGCGAGGGCATCCTGACCGATGAGCAGTACGAGGCTATCGTCTTCGCCTGCAAGGAGCTACTTGCTGGCAAGCATCACGATGCTTTTGCAGTGGATATGATCCAGGGTGGTGCTGGTACGACAACCAATATGGCAGCCAACGAGGTGATCTGCAACATTGCCCTCCAGAAGATGGGACACAAGCCAGGCGAGTACAAGTACCTCGCTCCCAATGATGGAGTCAACGCTTCACAGTCGACCAACGACGCCTACCCCACAGCTATCCACCTAGGGCTATACCCCAAGGGGCTAGAGGTGTACAAGCATGTCGAGCAGCTCGTAGCAGCACTTCGTGCCAAGGCTGAGGAGATGAAGCACGTCCTCAAGATCGGACGTACGCAGCTACAGGACGCTGTGCCTATGACGCTGGGACAGACCTTCCACGGCTTCGCTTCTATCCTGGAGGATGAGTTGCCAAGACTCAAGAGCGCCTGCGAGGAGTTCCTAACGGTCAATATGGGTGCTACCGCCATCGGTACCGGCATCGCCTCAGAGCCTGGCTATGCAGAGGCTTGTGTCAAGGCTTTGTCAGAAATCACTGGTTGGCCCGTCAAGCTGAGCGCTGACCTCGTCGGTGCTACGAGCGACACCTCTGTGATGATCGGCTACTCATCTGCACTACGTCGCATCGCTGTCAAGATCAATAAGATCTGCAACGATATCCGTCTCCTCTCTTCTGGTCCTAGAGCTGGTATCGGCGAGTTCAACGTACCCGCTATGCAGCCAGGCTCCTCAATAATGCCTGGTAAGGTGAACCCCGTTATCCCCGAGGTAATGAGCCAGGTATGCTACAAGGTGATGGGTAACGATACGACTGTCCTGATGGCTGGCGATGCTGCTCAGATGGAGCTCAACGCTATGGAGCCCGTCATGGCTCAGTGCTGCTTCGAGAGCTCAGACCTGATGATGCGTGGTATCACAACCCTCATCGAGCGTTGTATCACTGGCATCACGCCCAACGAGGAGCGTTGCCGCCAGCAGATTGAGGCATCGATCACGATTGTCACCGCACTCAACCCGATCATTGGTTACAAGAACTCGACCAAGATTGCCAAGGAGGCTCTTGAGACGGGCAAGGGTATCTACGAGCTAGTCCTAGAGCATGGCATCCTAGACAAGAAAGATCTCGACGAGGTGATGGATCCCAAGCACATGACCCAGCCCTCGAAGCTCGATCACATCAAGCCTAAGAAGCAACTGTAA
- a CDS encoding ISAs1 family transposase, producing MSIFNHLLMVEDPRINRCKKFPLGYILTTVFTATISGCSSWYEIEDYAEEYKDDLEALYERISGESSSWGVPSHDTLNRAISLLDPKQIEQVYKAFLEESFEITTGKHICLDGKTMRGVKKLDFDADSHCVTAFDPNQQASLAQVYISTKSNEINAIKEILKALDLRDTVITIDAIGTQTEIAKAVVEKEGDYILQVKDNQKLTKEEVQSFFCPLYDAHIVHQEQKDFGHGRIETRTMSSIVDPLSLDPDSTLDKWDGLKSIHMMTRVRTDKKTDKSTSETTFYISSLTDGTEVFKLIREHWAVENKLHYMLDMLFREDYSTKRTRNAAQNMNIINKINLTIIQRLKDKLKATSTLRLRKKLARMTPEEIFEMEL from the coding sequence ATGAGTATATTCAATCACCTTCTAATGGTCGAAGATCCACGCATAAATCGATGCAAAAAGTTCCCCTTAGGGTACATCCTCACAACTGTATTCACGGCTACTATCTCTGGCTGCTCCTCTTGGTATGAAATAGAAGACTACGCAGAAGAGTACAAAGATGATCTAGAGGCTCTATATGAGCGTATATCAGGAGAGTCGAGCTCTTGGGGAGTCCCCTCTCACGACACGCTCAATCGCGCCATCAGTCTTCTTGATCCCAAGCAGATAGAGCAAGTCTACAAAGCCTTTCTAGAGGAAAGCTTTGAGATAACAACTGGCAAGCACATCTGTCTAGATGGTAAGACGATGAGAGGCGTTAAGAAGCTAGACTTTGATGCCGACAGCCATTGCGTTACAGCCTTTGACCCCAACCAGCAAGCCTCATTGGCTCAGGTATATATCTCCACTAAGTCGAACGAAATCAATGCCATCAAAGAGATCCTCAAGGCTCTAGATCTACGAGACACCGTCATCACCATTGACGCTATCGGCACTCAGACCGAGATCGCAAAGGCAGTGGTTGAAAAAGAGGGCGACTACATACTCCAAGTTAAAGATAATCAGAAGCTAACGAAGGAAGAGGTGCAAAGTTTCTTTTGTCCCCTCTACGATGCTCACATAGTGCATCAAGAACAGAAAGACTTTGGTCATGGGCGAATAGAAACACGTACGATGAGTAGCATCGTAGACCCTTTATCTCTAGACCCAGACTCGACTTTAGACAAATGGGACGGGCTCAAAAGTATCCATATGATGACAAGAGTACGGACGGACAAGAAGACAGATAAGTCCACCAGCGAGACCACCTTCTATATCTCTAGCCTGACAGACGGGACAGAAGTTTTCAAGTTGATCCGTGAGCATTGGGCTGTGGAAAACAAGCTTCACTATATGCTGGATATGCTTTTCAGAGAGGACTACTCTACCAAGAGAACCCGCAATGCCGCTCAGAACATGAACATTATAAATAAGATAAACCTGACTATCATTCAACGGCTTAAAGACAAGCTCAAAGCCACATCAACGCTGCGCCTGAGGAAAAAGCTCGCACGTATGACTCCAGAGGAAATCTTCGAAATGGAATTATAA
- a CDS encoding AAA family ATPase, translating to MAYRIITISRQYGCGARTIGRQLSEQLGLTYYDKELIRMIAEESGYAADYVEEQSEYASTSGLDFMPMSHGALFSVPMTGLVETPSVTRYLNDFILKIAEEGPCVIIGRSADYILRDRDDVLNVFLYADVEARIKTLLQRGDEATEDEARKRIEQSDRARRKNYKQMTNREWGESTNYHLCLNTGAFGAPCCTDIIAHAYQLPCGGVTIGKK from the coding sequence ATGGCTTATCGCATCATTACGATCAGTAGACAGTATGGCTGCGGAGCTCGCACCATAGGGCGTCAGCTCTCGGAGCAACTCGGCTTGACCTATTACGACAAGGAGCTCATCCGCATGATCGCTGAGGAGAGTGGCTATGCTGCCGACTATGTCGAGGAGCAGAGCGAGTACGCCTCGACATCGGGACTGGACTTCATGCCGATGTCTCACGGAGCGCTCTTCTCCGTACCTATGACGGGACTCGTCGAGACACCTTCGGTGACCCGCTATCTCAACGATTTTATCCTCAAGATAGCTGAAGAGGGTCCCTGCGTCATCATCGGGCGCAGTGCCGACTACATCTTACGAGACCGGGACGACGTGCTCAACGTATTCCTCTATGCCGATGTCGAGGCACGTATCAAGACGCTCCTACAGCGAGGCGACGAAGCGACAGAAGACGAAGCGCGCAAGCGCATTGAGCAGTCCGACCGAGCACGCCGCAAGAACTACAAGCAGATGACCAATAGGGAGTGGGGCGAGTCGACCAACTACCACCTCTGCCTCAATACGGGAGCCTTCGGAGCGCCCTGCTGTACCGACATCATCGCGCACGCCTACCAGCTTCCCTGCGGTGGTGTGACCATTGGCAAAAAGTAA